A single genomic interval of Asinibacterium sp. OR53 harbors:
- a CDS encoding IS3 family transposase (programmed frameshift), whose translation MKKGRFTEAQIVSAMKKQESGIAVKEIAREMGISEATFYNWKAKYGGMEVSDVVKMKQMEAEISEYKKIVAELSLENRAMKNLIAKKFLTPEAKRETVHHLMEEEQLSNRKACELAGISRNTYRYQPKPKDDSEVQDALTVLTTKHVAIGFWQCCYRLWNKGHEWNHKRIYRVYTDMKLNIRRRGKKRLPERIKQPLNVPTAPNQVWSIDFMTDTLVDGRRFRLFNVMDDFNRESLAIEVDTSLPALRVIRVLERLIVQRGKPANIRCDNGPEFISHKLEEWCNDEQRQITIQFIQPGKPTQNAYIERKNGSIRREVLNAYLFYRLSEVREQTEEWRIDYNTERPHKSLGYLSPIRYAQMMEERKNLILENSN comes from the exons ATGAAAAAAGGAAGATTTACCGAAGCGCAGATTGTATCTGCAATGAAGAAACAGGAATCAGGAATTGCTGTTAAAGAGATTGCCCGAGAGATGGGTATCAGCGAAGCAACGTTTTACAATTGGAAGGCTAAGTATGGAGGCATGGAAGTGAGTGATGTTGTAAAAATGAAGCAGATGGAAGCTGAGATCAGTGAGTACAAGAAGATCGTGGCGGAGTTAAGCCTGGAGAACCGGGCAATGAAGAACCTGATCGCAAAAAAGT TTTTAACGCCTGAAGCGAAACGGGAAACTGTTCATCATCTGATGGAAGAAGAGCAGTTAAGTAACCGTAAGGCGTGCGAACTGGCAGGTATATCCCGCAACACCTACCGGTATCAACCAAAACCTAAGGATGACAGTGAAGTTCAGGATGCACTGACGGTTTTAACAACCAAACATGTTGCCATTGGATTTTGGCAGTGTTGCTATCGTCTTTGGAATAAAGGGCATGAATGGAATCATAAACGGATCTATCGGGTATACACAGATATGAAGCTGAATATCCGTCGCAGAGGCAAGAAACGGCTCCCAGAGCGGATAAAGCAACCCTTAAACGTTCCAACAGCACCTAACCAGGTATGGAGCATTGATTTTATGACCGACACGCTCGTAGATGGCAGAAGGTTCCGATTGTTCAATGTGATGGATGATTTTAACCGTGAATCGCTGGCGATAGAGGTTGACACCTCACTTCCGGCACTCAGGGTGATCAGGGTACTGGAAAGACTGATTGTTCAGCGAGGCAAGCCTGCCAATATCCGTTGCGACAATGGCCCAGAGTTTATCAGCCACAAACTGGAAGAGTGGTGCAATGATGAGCAAAGACAGATTACGATACAATTTATTCAACCGGGGAAACCCACACAAAATGCATACATAGAAAGGAAGAATGGAAGCATCAGAAGAGAAGTATTGAATGCTTACCTGTTTTATCGTTTGTCAGAAGTGAGAGAACAGACCGAAGAGTGGAGGATCGACTATAACACTGAACGACCACACAAATCGTTAGGTTATCTCTCACCGATCAGGTATGCGCAAATGATGGAAGAACGAAAAAACCTTATCTTAGAAAACTCTAACTAA
- the ggt gene encoding gamma-glutamyltransferase — MKKANLTFIAAMLLCGLSAQPVPSIVGPSKAVNPYKYTIVKNAVYSHGAVSSAHPLASQVGAAMLKRGGNAFDAAIATQLALAVVYPGAGNIGGGGFLLARRTNGELIGLDYREAAPSRASRDMYLDKNGNAQVSLSQNGHLASGIPGTIAGLFASLTYARLPFRQLIQPAIDLAEKGFVITEREANNLNNSRESFIKYNTKPTVFVKPVKWKAGDTLVQKELAATLRRIQKNGAKGFYEGETAQLIVEEMQRGNGIIQLEDLKNYTAKLREPLKFEYRGHRIISFAPPSSGGILLAQMLKMIEKYSVKNMGFQSAKSVQLMIEAERRAYADRAEHMGDPDFWKVPVSTLTSDAYLTQRMADYQPEKAGQSVHVKPGIIKESEETTHLSVIDADGNLVSVTTTLNGGYGCKTVVGGAGFLLNNEMDDFSVKPGVPNMYGAVGGEANAIAPGKRMLSSMTPTLMMKDNKPYLTIGTPGGTTIPTSVYQALVNLVDFNMTLSDAINKPKFHHQWLPDEVYVEKEFIATTRQELEAMGYHIQERPSIGRTEAVRIVNGGKREAVADIRGDDSVAGY, encoded by the coding sequence GTGAAAAAAGCCAATCTAACCTTTATCGCCGCAATGCTGTTGTGCGGACTATCCGCCCAACCCGTTCCTTCTATCGTAGGTCCTTCTAAAGCGGTAAACCCTTACAAGTACACCATCGTAAAAAATGCTGTTTATAGCCACGGAGCGGTATCCAGCGCCCATCCTTTGGCCAGCCAGGTAGGCGCCGCGATGCTGAAACGGGGCGGCAATGCATTTGATGCGGCCATTGCCACGCAGCTGGCGCTGGCCGTGGTATATCCGGGTGCAGGTAATATTGGCGGTGGTGGTTTTTTACTGGCGAGAAGAACTAATGGAGAACTCATTGGACTCGACTACCGCGAAGCGGCCCCTTCCAGAGCCAGCAGGGATATGTACCTCGATAAAAATGGAAATGCACAGGTATCACTTTCACAAAACGGACACCTTGCCTCGGGTATCCCGGGTACCATCGCTGGTTTATTTGCGTCGCTCACTTATGCACGCCTGCCATTCAGACAACTGATCCAACCGGCGATCGACCTGGCAGAGAAAGGCTTTGTGATCACGGAAAGAGAAGCCAATAACCTGAATAATTCGCGCGAATCTTTTATCAAATACAATACAAAGCCTACAGTTTTTGTAAAGCCTGTGAAATGGAAGGCCGGGGACACGCTGGTGCAGAAAGAGCTGGCGGCTACACTCAGGCGCATACAAAAAAACGGCGCCAAAGGTTTTTATGAAGGGGAGACCGCGCAACTGATCGTAGAAGAAATGCAACGGGGCAATGGCATCATTCAACTCGAAGACCTGAAAAACTATACTGCCAAATTGAGGGAGCCACTGAAGTTTGAATACCGCGGACACCGTATCATCAGTTTTGCGCCACCCAGCAGCGGTGGTATTTTGCTGGCGCAGATGCTGAAGATGATTGAAAAATATTCCGTGAAGAACATGGGCTTTCAATCGGCTAAATCGGTGCAGTTGATGATAGAAGCAGAACGCAGGGCTTATGCCGACAGGGCCGAACACATGGGCGATCCCGATTTTTGGAAAGTACCGGTGAGTACTTTAACAAGCGATGCTTATCTCACACAACGAATGGCCGATTATCAGCCTGAAAAAGCCGGCCAGAGTGTGCATGTAAAACCCGGCATCATCAAAGAAAGCGAAGAGACCACGCACCTCAGTGTGATTGACGCCGATGGTAACCTGGTATCGGTTACCACTACCCTCAATGGAGGTTACGGTTGCAAAACAGTAGTAGGTGGCGCAGGATTTCTCCTCAACAATGAAATGGATGATTTCAGCGTCAAGCCCGGTGTGCCCAATATGTACGGCGCCGTGGGCGGCGAAGCCAATGCCATTGCGCCCGGCAAACGCATGCTGAGCTCCATGACTCCTACGCTGATGATGAAAGACAATAAGCCTTACCTCACCATCGGAACCCCGGGCGGAACCACTATCCCTACTTCTGTATACCAGGCCCTGGTGAACCTGGTGGATTTCAATATGACCCTTTCCGATGCCATCAACAAACCAAAATTCCATCACCAGTGGTTACCCGATGAAGTATATGTAGAGAAAGAGTTTATTGCCACCACCAGGCAGGAACTCGAAGCTATGGGGTACCATATCCAGGAGCGCCCAAGCATCGGCCGCACCGAAGCAGTGAGGATTGTCAACGGAGGAAAAAGGGAAGCAGTGGCAGATATACGAGGGGATGACTCCGTAGCGGGGTACTAA
- a CDS encoding M14 family metallopeptidase, which produces MIRYIAACLLTLLSLTLRAQSLQSPEQFLGYKIGTHYTPHYKIVNYFKAVAQASPAAVKIQTYGQTNEGRELMLAFIGTPENIRQLDAIRINNLRMAGIDQSGTVNTAMPAIVWLSYNVHGNEPSSSEAAMLTLYALVDPSNKQTKEWLRNTLVVIDPCINPDGRDRYVNWFNSVVGAHFNADPQSREHAEPWPGGRSNHYNFDLNRDWAWQTQVETQQRVKQYNAWLPQVHVDFHEQGYNQPYYFAPAAEPFHDVITQWQRDFQVMIGKNNAGYFDQNGWLFFTKERFDLLYPSYGDTYPIYNGAIGMTFEQGGHSRGGLAVVNASGDTLTLVDRAMHHYTTGLSTIETASRNKDRLLEEYQKFYADSRNGKVGEYKTYVLTSKDEHKLEAVAALLKKNGIEFGGLSNTSFRGFHYLNGKEEAFQNQGHYLAISAFQPHAVMAKVLLEPRTTVVDSNTYDITAWSIPYAYGVDAYATKEKLEVKSSERVVIADVAGMSAAYGALIPYTSFNAAQVLAHLLQNDIKVRFSEKAFDYKGKHYEPGTLIVLKTSNPANWNKVVDEACREYRITPDEVTTGFMDKGADFGSPEIKIINAAPKVALLTGEQVSSLGAGEVWHFFERMLNYPITLLNANEFNRLSLRNYNVLIIPDGFYRSLNDKGAMDKLKEFVRNGGKVIAIENAVSILAGADWGIKLKEDKPADDSAHIKKYGDRLRESLSNSIPGAIYKLELDNSHPLGFGYPDYYFTIRQDNNLFEFMKDGWNVGVLKKDAYVTGFAGVKVKNKMKDGLVFGVQDMGNGTVVYLADDPLFRNFWEAGKLLFTNAVFLVGQ; this is translated from the coding sequence ATGATAAGATACATCGCTGCATGTTTATTGACACTTCTTTCGCTTACGCTTCGGGCGCAAAGTTTGCAAAGTCCCGAACAATTCCTGGGTTATAAGATAGGAACGCATTATACCCCGCACTATAAGATCGTCAATTATTTTAAAGCGGTTGCACAGGCCAGTCCGGCTGCTGTGAAAATACAGACATACGGACAAACCAATGAAGGCCGTGAGCTGATGCTGGCATTTATTGGAACGCCTGAAAATATCCGGCAACTGGATGCCATACGCATCAACAACCTGCGAATGGCAGGCATTGATCAATCAGGAACAGTCAATACCGCTATGCCTGCGATCGTATGGCTGAGTTACAATGTGCATGGCAATGAACCTTCTTCTTCCGAGGCGGCCATGCTCACCCTGTATGCGTTGGTTGATCCCTCCAACAAACAAACCAAAGAATGGCTGCGCAATACGTTGGTAGTGATCGACCCTTGCATCAACCCCGATGGCCGCGACCGCTATGTGAACTGGTTCAACTCGGTAGTGGGGGCGCATTTCAATGCAGACCCGCAATCGCGCGAACATGCAGAGCCATGGCCCGGAGGAAGGAGCAATCATTATAATTTCGATCTCAACCGCGACTGGGCCTGGCAAACACAGGTAGAGACCCAGCAGCGCGTAAAACAATACAATGCATGGTTGCCCCAGGTGCATGTTGATTTTCATGAACAGGGATACAACCAGCCTTATTATTTTGCGCCTGCCGCCGAACCTTTTCATGATGTGATTACACAGTGGCAGCGCGACTTTCAGGTGATGATCGGTAAAAACAATGCCGGTTATTTCGATCAGAACGGATGGTTGTTCTTTACCAAAGAGCGATTCGATCTGTTGTATCCTTCTTATGGAGATACGTATCCTATTTACAATGGAGCCATCGGCATGACCTTTGAACAAGGCGGGCACAGCAGGGGCGGACTGGCTGTTGTGAATGCCAGCGGTGATACGCTTACGCTGGTAGACCGTGCTATGCACCATTATACAACGGGACTGTCTACAATAGAAACTGCCTCGCGTAACAAAGACAGGTTATTGGAAGAGTACCAGAAATTTTATGCAGATAGCCGCAATGGCAAGGTTGGTGAATACAAGACCTATGTGCTCACTTCAAAGGATGAACATAAGCTGGAGGCTGTTGCTGCATTGTTGAAGAAAAATGGAATTGAGTTTGGCGGACTGAGCAATACTTCTTTCAGAGGATTTCATTACCTGAACGGTAAGGAAGAGGCATTTCAGAACCAGGGGCATTACCTGGCCATCAGCGCGTTCCAACCCCATGCCGTAATGGCGAAGGTTTTACTGGAGCCCAGGACAACTGTAGTAGACTCCAATACTTATGATATCACTGCATGGAGCATTCCTTATGCTTATGGTGTAGACGCATATGCGACGAAAGAAAAGCTCGAAGTGAAATCTTCGGAAAGGGTAGTAATTGCTGATGTTGCCGGGATGAGTGCGGCTTATGGTGCTTTGATACCGTATACTTCGTTCAACGCTGCTCAAGTGCTGGCACATCTTTTACAAAACGATATCAAAGTACGGTTCTCTGAGAAAGCCTTTGATTATAAAGGGAAACATTATGAACCCGGCACATTGATTGTGTTGAAAACAAGTAATCCTGCCAACTGGAACAAAGTAGTGGATGAGGCTTGCAGGGAATATCGTATTACACCCGATGAGGTAACCACTGGTTTTATGGATAAGGGCGCCGATTTTGGTTCGCCTGAGATCAAGATCATCAATGCTGCTCCCAAAGTGGCATTGTTAACCGGTGAACAGGTTTCCTCATTGGGCGCAGGCGAAGTATGGCATTTCTTTGAGCGGATGTTGAATTATCCTATCACACTATTGAATGCAAATGAATTCAACAGGCTCAGCTTGCGCAATTACAATGTGCTGATCATCCCGGATGGCTTTTACAGAAGCCTGAATGATAAAGGCGCCATGGATAAACTGAAAGAGTTTGTAAGAAACGGGGGTAAAGTCATTGCTATAGAAAATGCGGTATCTATATTGGCAGGAGCGGACTGGGGCATTAAACTGAAGGAGGACAAGCCGGCCGACGATTCCGCGCATATCAAAAAATATGGAGACCGTTTGCGCGAATCATTGAGCAACAGCATACCTGGCGCTATTTATAAACTGGAGCTGGACAACAGCCATCCATTGGGTTTTGGGTATCCCGACTATTATTTTACCATCAGGCAGGATAACAACCTGTTTGAGTTTATGAAAGATGGCTGGAATGTAGGTGTTCTTAAGAAAGATGCTTATGTGACAGGTTTTGCAGGAGTTAAGGTGAAAAATAAAATGAAAGATGGTCTGGTATTTGGCGTGCAGGATATGGGTAATGGAACCGTGGTATACCTGGCCGACGATCCTTTGTTCAGGAATTTCTGGGAAGCAGGAAAATTACTGTTCACGAATGCAGTGTTCCTGGTAGGACAATAA
- a CDS encoding sodium:solute symporter, translating to MSRLDWVVLTVTLLVIIVYGLYKSRTTKNLEGYFLNNRTMPWYLVLLSIMGTQASAITFLSAPGQAFTDGMRFVQYYFGLPIAMVVLCVTFVPLFNRLKLFTAYEFLEKRFDLKTRLFTSFLFLLSRGLSTGISIYAPSIILSSLMGWDIFWTNIVMGGVLIVYTVTGGAKAVAYTQQLQLLIIFSGMFVAGYLIVHNLPEGVGLKEALKVSGASGKLNVITTGVAGNGFDWKDKYNIISGVIGGFFLALSYFGTDQSQVGRYLTAKNTTESRLGLLMNGLVKVPMQFLILLLGALLFTFYQFHPSPVFFNQAVEDRALETPYRDSLMQLKDQYESKQVVQQQWSAAYAAGGQDFYKDSLHTGTQKMENIRQQYRDVVKKAVPGADTNDTNYIFLRFVVDFLPKGLVGLLIAIIFLAAWGSIAAALNALASCTMVDFHLRLKGEQYNRDNRLQSEKEYRLSKWYTLLWGIFCVITAEFATGMGSLIEAVNVLGSLFYGVILGIFLVAFYMKKIQGPAVFLAAIVGELLVIVFFLLDRYNIIGLGFLWLNVLGTLAVVALAYLFSLLTKR from the coding sequence ATGAGCAGACTCGATTGGGTTGTACTAACGGTTACCTTACTGGTGATTATTGTGTATGGCTTGTATAAGAGCCGTACCACTAAGAACCTGGAAGGATATTTTTTGAATAACCGTACCATGCCCTGGTACCTGGTGCTGCTGAGCATTATGGGTACACAGGCCAGTGCCATTACTTTCCTTTCTGCACCCGGACAAGCATTTACCGATGGTATGCGGTTCGTGCAATATTATTTCGGATTGCCCATTGCCATGGTAGTGTTGTGTGTGACGTTTGTGCCTTTGTTCAACCGGCTCAAACTGTTTACGGCCTACGAGTTCCTGGAGAAGCGCTTCGACCTGAAAACGCGATTGTTCACTTCTTTCCTGTTCCTGCTTTCGCGCGGGTTATCAACGGGCATCAGCATTTATGCGCCTTCCATCATCCTTTCCTCTTTGATGGGCTGGGATATTTTCTGGACCAATATTGTTATGGGTGGCGTACTCATCGTTTACACGGTTACAGGTGGAGCCAAGGCGGTAGCCTATACACAGCAATTGCAATTGCTCATTATTTTTTCGGGCATGTTTGTGGCAGGTTATCTCATTGTGCATAACCTGCCCGAAGGGGTGGGGTTAAAAGAAGCGCTCAAAGTAAGCGGTGCATCGGGAAAGCTGAATGTAATCACTACGGGTGTTGCCGGTAATGGGTTCGACTGGAAAGACAAGTACAATATCATCAGCGGCGTGATAGGCGGTTTTTTCCTGGCGCTTTCTTATTTCGGTACCGATCAATCCCAGGTGGGGCGCTACCTCACCGCTAAGAATACTACTGAAAGCAGGCTGGGGCTGCTCATGAACGGGTTGGTAAAAGTGCCTATGCAGTTCCTGATCTTATTGCTGGGCGCTTTGTTGTTTACTTTTTACCAATTCCATCCTTCGCCTGTTTTTTTTAACCAGGCTGTGGAAGACCGTGCCCTGGAAACACCTTACCGCGATTCATTGATGCAGTTGAAAGACCAGTACGAGAGCAAGCAGGTGGTACAGCAGCAATGGAGTGCAGCCTATGCTGCAGGCGGACAGGATTTTTACAAAGACAGCTTGCATACCGGTACCCAAAAAATGGAGAACATACGGCAGCAATACCGCGATGTGGTGAAAAAAGCAGTGCCGGGCGCAGACACCAACGATACCAACTATATTTTCCTGCGGTTTGTGGTGGACTTCCTGCCCAAAGGATTGGTGGGGCTGTTGATTGCCATTATTTTCCTGGCGGCCTGGGGCTCTATCGCTGCCGCGCTGAATGCACTGGCTTCCTGTACGATGGTTGATTTTCATTTGCGTTTAAAAGGAGAACAATACAATCGCGATAACCGGTTGCAAAGTGAAAAAGAATATCGCCTATCCAAATGGTACACGCTGTTATGGGGCATATTCTGTGTGATTACGGCCGAGTTCGCTACGGGCATGGGAAGCCTGATAGAGGCGGTAAATGTGCTGGGCTCTTTATTTTATGGTGTGATATTGGGCATATTCCTGGTGGCATTTTACATGAAAAAGATACAGGGACCGGCAGTGTTCCTGGCAGCCATTGTGGGAGAGTTGCTGGTGATCGTTTTCTTCCTGCTCGACCGTTACAATATCATCGGTCTTGGGTTCCTGTGGCTGAACGTGCTGGGCACGCTGGCTGTGGTGGCGTTGGCTTACCTGTTCAGTCTTTTGACTAAAAGATAA
- a CDS encoding PIG-L family deacetylase, with protein sequence MMSKRWLILLAGWCTAIIAGAQTPATYNSADIYLQLKKLKVLGTVLYVAAHPDDENNSLLPYLAKEKLYRTAYLSLTRGEGGQNLIGSEQGVELGLIRTQELLAARRIDGAEQYFSRAYEFGFSKHAEEALRLWDSDKVLGDIVWTIRKLQPDVIITRFPGDARAGHGHHAASSILANQAFKAAADSARFPEQFKLDPALKPWQAKRIVWNTYNFGNINTTAGDQLQMEVGAYDPLLGVSAGDLGGEARSMHKSQGEGRPWRKGKLYEYFATTGGEAPQHELMDGVVTDWTRVSGGDKIQTQIDAIIAHYQFTSPETSVPALVALYKQMLKILRPNSDVIIRQKIDEVKELILHCAGLYMEATTQQETVLSSDTVVVNCFVNKRNNANALIYGIWVNNNVQDTVLQQSLETNQNYNYPIKITPGNMVALSTQPYWLLKQRQKEGMFEVPDERLIGKAWNDAAFNAVFKLEIEGVSFFVTVPVQYKYTDPTKGELYQPFVMAPHMELYLSPDVALLNVKDQHGKQLADSMVHVVYRPNFSAKAVPATLYVMQNKVHTIFQDQLSDLEKGKRYVVDVPVKQVYDTTKGRYIEGAVEIQLGNKKMTFSDFFKSIEYPHIPNMHYFFRDHVKFVNEEVKITGKKIGYIPGSGDAIPDALIQMGFEVKQLSDADITGENLKQFDAIITGVRAYNLHEYLSNKYDVLMHYVEQGGNLIVQYVRNMQTGNNRARIAPYAFTVNTGSRVTEEEAPVHFLLPEHPVLNYPNKITKADFEGWIQERSTYQADQHDEHYEAPLGMHDQGEKESNGSLITAKYGKGNFAYVSLVLFRQLPAGVPGAYRLLANLIALPKNK encoded by the coding sequence ATGATGAGTAAACGCTGGTTGATTTTGCTGGCAGGATGGTGTACTGCTATCATCGCGGGCGCACAGACGCCCGCTACGTATAACAGTGCAGATATTTACCTGCAATTGAAAAAGTTGAAAGTGCTGGGCACTGTATTGTATGTAGCGGCGCATCCCGATGATGAGAACAATTCTTTATTACCCTATCTCGCTAAAGAGAAATTGTATCGCACGGCTTACTTGAGTCTAACTCGTGGTGAAGGCGGACAAAACCTGATTGGTAGCGAGCAGGGAGTGGAGCTGGGCCTGATCCGTACGCAAGAACTATTGGCGGCCCGGCGAATAGATGGTGCGGAGCAATATTTTTCCAGGGCTTATGAGTTTGGTTTCAGTAAGCATGCCGAAGAAGCCCTGCGTTTGTGGGATAGTGATAAAGTATTGGGAGATATTGTGTGGACGATCCGTAAACTGCAACCCGATGTGATCATCACGCGTTTTCCAGGTGATGCGAGGGCCGGTCACGGTCACCATGCGGCATCTTCCATACTGGCCAACCAGGCATTTAAAGCAGCGGCGGACAGTGCACGTTTTCCTGAACAGTTCAAACTAGATCCTGCGCTCAAACCCTGGCAGGCCAAACGCATAGTTTGGAATACCTACAATTTTGGCAATATCAATACAACTGCCGGCGATCAATTGCAAATGGAAGTGGGTGCTTATGATCCTTTGCTGGGTGTGAGCGCCGGCGACCTGGGCGGAGAAGCGCGCAGCATGCATAAAAGCCAGGGAGAGGGCCGGCCATGGCGTAAAGGAAAACTGTATGAATATTTTGCTACAACCGGTGGCGAAGCGCCGCAACATGAATTGATGGATGGAGTAGTGACTGATTGGACGAGGGTCAGCGGTGGCGACAAGATACAAACGCAAATTGATGCTATCATCGCACATTATCAGTTCACTTCGCCGGAAACATCTGTGCCTGCATTGGTGGCATTGTACAAGCAAATGCTGAAAATACTGCGACCGAATAGCGATGTCATCATTAGGCAGAAGATAGATGAAGTAAAAGAATTGATCCTGCATTGTGCCGGACTTTACATGGAAGCCACTACACAGCAAGAAACAGTATTGTCGAGCGATACGGTTGTAGTGAACTGCTTTGTGAATAAGAGAAATAATGCCAATGCTTTGATCTATGGTATTTGGGTAAATAATAATGTACAGGATACGGTGTTGCAACAATCCCTGGAAACCAACCAGAATTATAATTACCCGATAAAAATAACGCCGGGTAATATGGTTGCATTGTCCACTCAACCTTACTGGTTGCTAAAACAGCGACAGAAAGAAGGCATGTTTGAAGTGCCTGACGAACGCCTGATTGGTAAAGCCTGGAATGACGCGGCATTCAACGCCGTATTCAAACTGGAAATAGAAGGCGTTTCTTTCTTTGTAACTGTTCCCGTGCAATACAAATACACCGATCCAACAAAAGGTGAGCTGTATCAGCCATTCGTAATGGCACCACACATGGAACTGTATTTGAGTCCCGATGTGGCTTTGCTAAATGTAAAAGACCAGCATGGCAAACAACTGGCCGATTCCATGGTGCATGTTGTGTACAGGCCCAATTTTTCGGCCAAGGCAGTACCCGCTACTTTATATGTGATGCAGAACAAAGTGCATACCATTTTTCAGGACCAGCTATCTGATCTTGAAAAGGGGAAACGATATGTAGTGGATGTTCCGGTAAAGCAGGTATACGATACCACTAAAGGACGATATATAGAAGGCGCTGTAGAGATACAGCTTGGTAATAAAAAAATGACTTTCTCTGATTTTTTCAAATCGATTGAATACCCGCATATTCCCAATATGCATTACTTCTTCAGGGACCATGTGAAGTTTGTGAATGAAGAAGTGAAAATAACGGGTAAAAAAATCGGCTATATACCTGGTTCAGGAGATGCCATTCCGGATGCATTGATACAAATGGGGTTTGAAGTGAAGCAATTGAGTGATGCAGATATCACCGGCGAGAACCTGAAACAATTCGACGCGATCATTACCGGTGTGCGTGCTTATAACCTGCACGAATACCTTTCTAATAAATATGATGTGCTGATGCATTATGTTGAACAGGGTGGCAACTTGATTGTGCAATACGTACGTAATATGCAGACAGGAAATAACAGGGCCCGGATTGCTCCTTATGCTTTCACCGTGAACACCGGTTCAAGGGTAACCGAAGAAGAAGCGCCTGTTCATTTCTTACTGCCGGAACATCCTGTTTTAAATTACCCGAATAAAATTACAAAAGCGGATTTCGAAGGTTGGATACAGGAAAGGAGCACTTACCAGGCCGATCAGCACGACGAACATTATGAAGCGCCGTTAGGCATGCATGATCAGGGTGAAAAAGAGTCGAATGGCAGCCTGATCACAGCTAAATATGGCAAGGGTAATTTTGCTTATGTGAGCCTGGTGCTGTTCAGGCAACTGCCGGCAGGTGTACCTGGTGCTTACAGGCTGCTGGCAAATTTAATAGCTTTGCCTAAAAACAAATAA
- a CDS encoding alpha-amylase family glycosyl hydrolase translates to MKQSYQMVDWARGANVYEVNIRQYTPEGSFAAFGQHLPRLRDMGVEIVWLMPVTPISLKERQGALGSYYACSSYTAVNPEFGTLDDLKNLVMQAHQLGMKLIIDWVANHTGWDHHWTAEHPEWYVKDGKGNFTERNGWHDVIDLDYTSSAMRSAMIDAMKYWIQTCDIDGFRCDMAHLVPLDFWIEAKQQCESLKHLYWLGECEQPAYHVVFNTSYAWSWMHASEKLQKQPDGLNEVMNVLHSYSQYPAGATKLFFTSNHDENSWNGTEYEKYGPTAQAWAVFSCTWPDGMPLIYSGQESPSKKRLQFFDKDLIEWRHPLQMESFYNVLLSFRKENPAIREGETFILPSEHNNQLMSYLRRKGNDVVLILLNVSYDNKLKIEVTHDWLKGRFRNLFSQMIFNFDGREDFEIQAGEYMIYESVN, encoded by the coding sequence ATGAAGCAATCGTACCAAATGGTAGACTGGGCCAGGGGGGCTAATGTATATGAAGTGAACATAAGGCAGTACACACCCGAAGGCAGTTTTGCAGCATTTGGACAACACCTTCCGCGGCTGCGCGATATGGGCGTGGAAATAGTATGGTTGATGCCCGTTACACCCATCAGCCTGAAAGAAAGGCAGGGTGCGTTGGGCAGTTATTATGCATGCAGCAGTTATACAGCTGTTAATCCTGAATTCGGTACGTTGGATGATCTGAAAAACCTGGTGATGCAGGCGCATCAATTGGGTATGAAGCTTATCATCGATTGGGTGGCCAATCATACCGGATGGGATCATCATTGGACTGCCGAACACCCGGAATGGTATGTAAAGGATGGCAAAGGCAATTTTACCGAAAGAAACGGTTGGCACGATGTGATTGACCTGGATTATACTTCGAGTGCCATGCGGTCCGCCATGATCGATGCCATGAAATATTGGATACAGACCTGCGATATTGATGGTTTCCGTTGCGATATGGCCCACCTGGTTCCGCTTGATTTCTGGATAGAAGCAAAGCAGCAATGCGAATCGTTGAAACATTTGTATTGGCTGGGCGAATGTGAGCAGCCGGCTTATCACGTAGTGTTCAATACCAGTTATGCCTGGTCTTGGATGCATGCTTCGGAAAAGTTACAAAAGCAGCCGGATGGGTTGAATGAAGTGATGAATGTACTGCACAGTTATTCGCAATATCCGGCAGGAGCTACTAAACTTTTCTTTACCAGCAACCACGATGAAAACAGCTGGAATGGAACAGAATATGAAAAGTACGGACCAACTGCGCAGGCATGGGCTGTGTTCAGTTGCACCTGGCCCGATGGCATGCCGTTGATCTACAGCGGACAGGAGAGTCCCAGTAAGAAACGGTTGCAATTCTTCGACAAGGACCTCATCGAATGGCGCCACCCCTTGCAGATGGAATCGTTTTACAATGTGCTGTTGTCTTTCCGCAAAGAGAATCCGGCCATCAGGGAAGGGGAGACGTTTATCCTTCCGTCGGAACACAACAACCAGTTGATGTCTTACCTGCGCAGAAAAGGAAACGATGTAGTATTGATACTGCTCAACGTATCGTACGATAATAAGCTGAAAATAGAAGTAACACACGATTGGCTGAAAGGCCGCTTCAGGAACCTGTTTTCACAAATGATCTTCAACTTCGATGGCCGGGAAGATTTTGAGATCCAGGCCGGGGAATATATGATATATGAAAGCGTCAATTGA